ATAGTTAGGAAAATACTGCCCAGAACAAGTCGGTGTAAACGCTCGAGTTTGTACTTATTGATTATTCTCCATAGTGAATAACGAAGAAGAGCCTGTGATCCAGATCAACGAAGATTCGAAATCTCCGTCTGTTAGTATTCATTATACTGACCCTGCAGTTCTCCAGTATTCGATATCTGATAGTTTTGTACTCGAGTTGTCTATTAGTCCAAACGACAAAATCGATACTACGACTACATCCAACGAAGCAGATAGTTCGATTGATAAAGAATTAAGTGGTTTTCGAGACCAGTTCAACGAAACTGTTTACAATCCTGAATTTTCCGACGGTTATATAAAATATCATCGAGCCCGAACAATTTCGAATTCATCATCTTTATCGACTTCTTCGgaacaactcgatttaaattCAGCCGAGAAGAAAGAACGTCGACGagccaaaatatttttccccgAACGTGAATTGCGACCAAAGAAACTTCCAGTAGGTTTCTATAAAGAAACCAAATCGAAATTTCGTCCACGCTCGCAAAAAACGCACGATTCTACGAGTAGTGACGTGATACGAATTCCAGTCGAGATTCCACCGGAAGATAACGAAGTATTCGACGAGACATATCAACCAGCAGAAATGTCTCATACTCAGCAAGAATACGAAGCAGTGATTGCTGAAAACGCTCGATTGAAACAGAGACAAAAGGAGTTAGAAGAGATTAATCGTAAGCGATTATCGTTACTACCCGGTGCTGATGAAGCAGGAACATCACAGAATTCGAATAATGTGACTGCGGCACAATTAATTGATGCTTTAGAAATAACGAATGAAAGAATGTCTGAATCTGTAGCTATGCAATTTGCTATACATAACAAACCAAATCGAAGTTCAGCAGGAGGTCGAGATTTTGTTCCACAACCAACTTGTATTACAATTCCACAACGGAATTTTAATTTGAACGTCAAACAAGAAGAGTTTGAGATTGGTATTCCTGGTTCGAGATCATTACTAATCATTGATGAAGTGGAATTTTCGAGTACTGATAATTCAGCTAGTAACAAATCGATTAAAGTGATTTGTGAAGGAGCTCGAGTTACTCCTTGGAAAGCTTCAGATGATCATAGAACTGTTGAGGAATTTTTAATTGAGTTCGAGAATGAAATTCGCCAACTTGTACGAACAAACAAGGAGTATAATCTAGCACTCGATTTTTTCTTGTCACACGCTGAAttattgaattacaaaaaagccATAAAATTTGACGGTCCATGGCACGAGAATGCTATAAAGTTAGTAAAGCAATTCTCAACAATCAACAATCAGCAACGAGATATCCGAAATTTCGAGAAAGACAAGAAGAAACCTCAACAAAGTGTCGTCGacttttctacattttggttgAGAAGAATGAGGTGGAATACCTCAGTCACAGCAAAATGGATCGTACAAGTTTTGTTGACTAAAATTGGACCAGAGTAtcgcgaaatttttaaagaatgcaCGGCCAGTGATACTATTGAAGACATTATCGAAGAAATTCGTGAAATGGAAGATGGTGGaatatcaaataaaaaagaTATGGACGCTTCTATATATTACCACCAAGCTGTAAAACCATTAATTagtaagatgaaaaaatctggcTCATCGTCTTCAACTAATGACGATTCACGTTCAAGTAGCTCGAATAGAACTAGTAGTTCTAGTGATAATCGATCAAAGAAATTTAAtccttttgagaaatttgataaaGGTCAAATTTTTAAGCGTACTGATCGTGATGGAAAAGCTCGATTCAAAGCAGTTGGCAGTGTTAATGAAATCGATATGAAAGAAGAAGGAGTTTCAGTTTGTTACGTCGATGcaaataaaaacatcaaagaTTACGATGTCGAAAATCCTCCAAATTTCGACGAAGAATTCGAATGTAACGAAATTGAAATATCGATCGATGATTTAAACTTGAATTAGGTAACACCAACGGTCGCGGTGCTACCTCAAATCGATCAAAGTCGACCTCTTCTCATCAGGCTGCGATTATTAACAAAAAAGACACTCCAGTGATACCTCCAGTTGTTCCAGAGatacctaaaaaagaaaaagtatttctttttaatGGAGGTGTATTATATATTGGCAGTCaacaaatgttcaaatttttacaattccaCGAGAATACCAACATCgcaaaagaagaagaagaatactTGCTAGTTGGTGATTCATTAACGGCGAAAAGAGCTAATGAATtgcttgaagaaaaaacattcgaTATTCCTTTTGGAACTGATCACGCTTTAGTTCATCTGGGTTTGC
The sequence above is a segment of the Planococcus citri chromosome 3, ihPlaCitr1.1, whole genome shotgun sequence genome. Coding sequences within it:
- the LOC135841615 gene encoding uncharacterized protein LOC135841615 gives rise to the protein MNNEEEPVIQINEDSKSPSVSIHYTDPAVLQYSISDSFVLELSISPNDKIDTTTTSNEADSSIDKELSGFRDQFNETVYNPEFSDGYIKYHRARTISNSSSLSTSSEQLDLNSAEKKERRRAKIFFPERELRPKKLPVGFYKETKSKFRPRSQKTHDSTSSDVIRIPVEIPPEDNEVFDETYQPAEMSHTQQEYEAVIAENARLKQRQKELEEINRKRLSLLPGADEAGTSQNSNNVTAAQLIDALEITNERMSESVAMQFAIHNKPNRSSAGGRDFVPQPTCITIPQRNFNLNVKQEEFEIGIPGSRSLLIIDEVEFSSTDNSASNKSIKVICEGARVTPWKASDDHRTVEEFLIEFENEIRQLVRTNKEYNLALDFFLSHAELLNYKKAIKFDGPWHENAIKLVKQFSTINNQQRDIRNFEKDKKKPQQSVVDFSTFWLRRMRWNTSVTAKWIVQVLLTKIGPEYREIFKECTASDTIEDIIEEIREMEDGGISNKKDMDASIYYHQAVKPLISKMKKSGSSSSTNDDSRSSSSNRTSSSSDNRSKKFNPFEKFDKGQIFKRTDRDGKARFKAVGSVNEIDMKEEGVSVCYVDANKNIKDYDVENPPNFDEEFECNEIEISIDDLNLN